Proteins encoded within one genomic window of Tamandua tetradactyla isolate mTamTet1 chromosome 11, mTamTet1.pri, whole genome shotgun sequence:
- the PSMA5 gene encoding proteasome subunit alpha type-5 produces the protein MFLTRSEYDRGVNTFSPEGRLFQVEYAIEAIKLGSTAIGIQTSEGVCLAVEKRITSPLMEPSSIEKIVEIDAHIGCAMSGLIADAKTLIDKARVETQNHWFTYNETMTVESVTQAVSNLALQFGEEDADPGAMSRPFGVALLFGGVDEKGPQLFHMDPSGTFVQCDARAIGSASEGAQSSLQEVYHKSMTLKEAIKSSLIILKQVMEEKLNATNIELATVQPGQNFHMFTKEELEEVIKDI, from the exons gGGTGTGAATACTTTTTCTCCTGAAGGAAGATTATTTCAAGTGGAATATGCCATTGAGGCTATCAAG CTTGGCTCTACAGCCATTGGGATCCAGACATCAGAGGGTGTGTGCCTGGCTGTGGAGAAGAGAATTACCTCCCCACTCATGGAGCCCAGCAGCATTGAGAAAATTGTAGAGATTGATGCTCACATAG GTTGTGCCATGAGTGGGCTAATTGCTGATGCTAAGACTTTAATTGATAAAGCCAGAGTGGAAACCCAG aACCATTGGTTCACCTACAATGAAACAATGACAGTGGAGAGTGTGACCCAGGCTGTGTCCAACCTTGCTCTGCAGTTTGGAGAAGAAGATGCAGATCCAGGTGCCATG TCTCGTCCCTTTGGAGTAGCACTGTTATTTGGAGGCGTTGATGAGAAAGGACCCCAGCT GTTTCACATGGACCCTTCTGGGACTTTTGTACAGTGTGATGCTCGAGCAATTGGCTCTGCTTCAGAGGGTGCCCAGAGTTCCTTGCAAGAAGTTTACCACAAG TCTATGACTCTGAAAGAAGCCATCAAATCTTCACTCATCATTCTCAAACAAGTAATGGAGGAGAAACTGAATGCAACTAATATAgag CTAGCTACAGTGCAGCCTGGCCAGAATTTCCACATGTTCACAAAGGAAGAACTTGAAGAGGTTATCAAGGACATTTAA